The genomic region tctgttctttacaGCAGTTACTGAAATATTAATAGAAACTGTTCATAGAAAGGAATGCTTCCGAGGTGACAgtgtgttgccagggacccccctcatcctgttatggggcctgcgatgaactgtgtcagtttcctgtgttgctgttttaaagatctaCCAAAGACTCTGTCtgagggcagcattgcccatgtctGTTTCCTGACCTCTCTGCTATAATGGACTATGccacctatgcctgtttcctgggcacctacctcacctgggcccagagccgtgctgccagcagcacagtgccagccagagggaatctccacgagcctggccaggcatcccctggtcagttcctgcgggGAGCCCCTTCCAggacggtcactgggtctgccctcaccactaggcagcctgctagcaagtcCAAGATGTCCCaaagaagaagccatgttcccaggcagcaaagaaccaacatggacagtttattctgaggctgccatttcgcgAACGCGCTCTGGTCATGTCTGCAGCAGCCGGCCTCGCCCTGCTATGAATATCTTGGAAGCCTCTCCGGAATGGAAGCTATGTGccggctgtccagaacacctaatggatgcATCTCAATACAACCActacattccagagctgatgccataaagacaactccagcttcctggcagattcaatcaacccgcccagcactcccctcccctcctttgtcccctcttcccgaggtgtcactatcacacaattagacactaaagtggcccattagggatagctgtagacccattaagcctttgttccccttttgagaaccacatggacgGCACccgcctcagggtacgttttggggtatttaagcaggcttccctggccatgaggtgcgcgtgccattcctacttcacctgggcccagagccatgccactagcagcacagtgcctatcctgaacctcaactgtcactctgcgtgtctagtgcaggcattagatattgcCACGCTTCACTGCTACATCTTTATTCCTCGCCGTGACCAGGTGCGTATCGCCCAGTTCCATCTATCTCAAGTGGgttctcctgctaatgcaaatggctctatttttccttctctttattTCCTggttcttgtatgtaccttgcttgTGTGCGTTATTGCAGGCATatgcaacactattagtaaaaacacattttatctttattagtcttgcctctttattgcacgagtaatctgtaagagggactctggtatagctggttaagatccgcactaatcaAATCCAGActgcagctaatttccccataaaagagcagttctggtaacaagtgcTTCACTCTGCAGTTTCAGGCCTCCAATCTCTCAGGGGAAATAATATACATATAACATCTatttcaaatagtcccaacaataatcaaaatacaaactAACAGCTAATTAATATTAACACAATCTGCCCTTCCAGTAATtagtataagaaattctcatacctaaAATATTAATAGAGActgttcatagaaaggagtgcttccgaggtgagagtgcttctccctgcagttccATTCGGAGTTCTAGAATCTGAAAGGGATTACATTGTCAACTTGTAAGTAAATTGTCTGGAAGAGCAACTATTTTATGGCAGATGCAGTGATGGGGAAATGGTTACCCTTCTGTCAGCGCTGATCCAAGTGACCTGCCTGCCCCAGGCTGCAATCCCATTATGGCACTATGGCCTTTTAATGTCATTTCAGACATTTCGTGTCTATGGAACTTGGTGTGTGGTGAGGGTGTATATGTGTACCTAACTCAGTGAAATAATGCCAGGCTTTGAATAGATGATGTTATTCTGAATTGTTAGTGGACTTTATTGCATTGTACGTATTTTATTAATGAACCAATAAGTTATATAGCGCTTTTGCATTGTGCATAGCTTAAGAGATTTATGTCATGAAACTGAGGCTTGAGGGTAGTGTACAGCTGGGCAGCAATCTTCCTGCTATTGCTAAAGCATTACAAGAGCAGTTGAAATCTTGAAAATTTTAGGTGAGAAGcgatgttggtctgcagtagaacagcaggatttaagtccagtggcaccttagaaaccaacaagattttcagggtataatgaGCTTTctagtcagagttcccttcttcagataccctgaaaatcttgttggtttctaaggtgccactggacttaaatgcTGCTGTTCCACCTTAAGTGATTTACTTGCGATTACTTTATTCTTTTGAGAAGCTGCTTAGTTCTCCCTTGATTCCTCCAGCAGAGAAGCCAGTCGTGTCCCTTCCAGCTACACACGCACCCTTTTCATGGttccttttctttgttttgccagactacaattcccagcatGCCTTCCGACGTACAAGTCTCTATTGTTTTCTCAGTGCCAGAAGTCAGTGCTAAAGTTCTATGCTATATGTAATCGGAGATTCGCGCTGTGAGGAGACAGTGCATGAAGTGAACTGACCCGGACAATGCTAGTCTTTCTGGGGTCCGTGCTGGCACTGTCGATATCCTTCCTTCTCTTGGTAGTTATGGCTGCACCTTGCATCAGGTTCGTGATCTGATGGGTTTGACTGGTTACTTAAATCTTTGTTAACCGAAACGCAGGAGTAGTTCCCGCTCCCACCCGCAAATAAGTGATAATTGCAAAATGCATTCTAGTACAAGAGAGTAGTTGTATTTAATGGTGTAGGAGCAGCTTGCACAGCACGCGTTAGAATTCGAAGGATTCACAATAAACTTctttgtctttaaagtgccacaagactaCTTTTGGGGAGATTTTCTGAGCATCTCTCTTTACCAATACTTTTATCTGTTAAATGCCTCTGTTTTTAACATCTCTATAATTTcgtatcttttaaaaaacagttttacTGTAATGCCTTTATCCTGTTTTTTCTCTGTCATAACGTCTCTCTTGTGGAGTTGGAATCAAGCAGCAGACAAGTTGCAGTTTGACTCCCTCGGTTTCAAAAAAAACAGAATGAGGAGGTGGGAATAGTGTTGCCTCTTAATGGAGGCTTTGTATTTCAACAGATGTAGAACAGACAGAAATTCTACAGATGTTGATCTTCCCATTACTGAGATCCCATCTTGTACTTTATCTTGTTTCTTATTCGCTGTTTGCTTCTAACAGGATTGATCTGTGAGCCTTTAAATCTGTTGCTAAAATAACCTATTCAAGGAGAGATGCcatttaagaatttaaaaaataaatgctgagtaaaagaactggaaaacaagAGATATTCCAGTAGAATTGCATTGCTAatactccagaggagttagccgtgttagtctgtagtagcaaaatcaaaaagagtccagtggcacctttaagactaaccaattttattttattgtagcataagctttcaagaatcaagttcatctgatgaagagaacttgattctcgaaagcttatgctacaataaaataaaattggttagtcttaaaggtgctactggactctttttgatactgCTAATACTGTTTCTATCAACTATTGTATTAACTTGAAACTTTCATTCTGACATAGCTTTGCTAACACTAATAGACTGTGTTGTGGTTCTGCATTCCTTATTAGTTTAGTTAATTTGCGGTAACTGTTCCTGGATGTAAAGATTATCATTGTGAAATAAAAGAGAAGTGTGAAGGTGAGAATAAATCttaggtgatttttttttaagagactacttcttaaaaaaaaaaaaaaaccacaagacTTCCCCAATAGGGTAGTTCAGACAAAAATGCTTTAGCAAAACAAAATTGTACTTGTGATTTCTGCAATATGAAGATTTCATATGCAGTAGTGTAGGCAGCCAGTTAGGCCATCTGTGGCATCTGGTAATAGTCTTCAAGTTTTAATCAGAGCTTACAAGATTTCAGCACTTACAGAGATATGAATTAGTTCAGCTATACTATTGAATGTTACAAATTGACTCTGATTCAACCTGTTACACAAATTAAGTGCCCTTCTGCCCTTACTCAGATTCTTCAGAGCAGAGGCGGAGACAGACAAGGGCATGGTTCAAGTATGGTTCAAACTTTAGAATCCAGCGTTATAGATATAGGGAGTGAATGTGCTCTTCTTGTATCGCCCTTCTCATGATACAGTAGCCTGAAGAATGCAGTCTTATCTCGGTTCCCTAGACAGCTACCAAAGAGAAACATTTCAGCCTTGGTTTTACCTTGTCTTCTCTGAAAACAGCTTTCAGCAAAAGTTGAACAGTGAgagtaaagggggagggggggtctctgCACTATTAATTCATTGTAAGAATATATGGATTAAAAGTATAAAATTCTATAAAACTCTTATATGAAAAGGAATATTAAAATCTTAACTCTACAAATCTGTACTTTATTAGATTAGATCTGATTTTATGGCAATCCTACTTTGTCTATCAATGCACATTTGGGAGTGGACCTCACCTACTCTAAATGGATTAATTATTCTTTTGGTTGGATCTGGTTTTAAGCAAGCCACTCTCTGCAATGCCTCCTCTCTCCTCATACCTttctgttgtttgttgtttgtagtGTGCTAATggttaaatatttataataataataataataataataataataataataataataataatagatttatataccacccttcaggataacttaacacccactcagagcggtttacaaagtatgttattatccccacaacaaaacaccctgtgaggtgggtggagctgagagagctagaagctgtgactgacccaaggtcacccagctggcttcaagtggagtgaggaatcaaacccggttctccagattagagtcctgcgctcttaaccactacaccaaactggctctcttgatgAAATGTACTCTGGATCTCATTGAGGGCTTGGGCAaacagaagggatttccatccacagagcaggagTTCCTTGCCTCCTGCTGCAAGTTAAAATGCACGTAcccaaatgccactcctgggtAATAAGGGACCCACAGGATCATCTGGGGGCGGGGAGTTGGAAAACTGCTGTAGGAGGGGGAATTCACAAAAATTTCCTGCTTTCTGTACACAGAAGtcttctgtgggatccaacctcCTGTGTACATATAATGGACTTTTTAAATCAGTGCTTGAACCTGTGAGTTACTTGTGCATTGTTATTTTTTTAGGAAATATATCGCAGGAGGAGTGTGCAAGTCTACAGTGAAGCTGATTGGGAAAGTGGCTGTGATCACAGGGGCCAACACTGGCATAGGGAAGGAAACTGCCAAAGATCTTGCACAACGAGGCAAGTTACTTATCCCTACCTATCAGGTCATTACCCCCTTTTCTACTGGTAAAAAAGGGAGAAGGGTATCTCCTTTAACCCCTAAAAGAGTATGCTGGGGATTATGGTATCTGCACAGACAATAGACATGTGGGACAAGGGTTGTAATGAGGAGGAGAATTAGGTGAGgttgagtggggagggggaagctgtcTGGATCCACCATGATAATTTAAGTCTTCATTGAGCCACACagaatgattttaaaatgagTTGCTGCCTACACTGAAACTTTAGTTTGGCCAGGGCATTTTATTACCACATCTTTCCTAGTGAAACCACAACATCATTAGTACAATGTTATTTGGCtttgtgttaatttttttctgaGGTGTTTAGAGCATTAAAGCAAAAAACTGTACTATCTTCGTAATTAGTTTGTGTAAAATGATGTGTTCTTGAACCAAACGGGGGCCCCTAGCAGCCATCCAAAGCCCGCGACTTTCTATTCCATTATTGCATTGTGGCGTGGAAGGGAGctgctgaccttgctgctgtCATTGGGTAGTGCCAATCTCGCTGGTCAGACGGTGGTACAGCACCTTACTCATGTAACTGTTGTCATGATACACAAGGAGGCAGTGGGATTTCACCTAATCTACAGATCCTCAGTTTCTGACTTTTGGTCAGAAAGGAGCTTTTTCTCACTTGATGATCTCTAACTCCCCAGCTGTGATATGCATGCACATGTTGTAATGGCATGGCTTTGCACCATTGACTTTCAGTCGGTTTCTCACTGACAGAACAATTCATTTTGATAGAACTGTCAAAGCTGCTGCCATACAAAATCCCCCAGCTATCTTGCCTGCCTGATCACTTGTCCACTCTGTCTGCTTTGCTTTGCCTCTGCAAGTCTGCCTTATTTGTTGTGAACAGCCTTCTACTTATCTgttttatctattatttattaagtaaatttttcttctgccctccctccagggtggtgtacatggttttcttctacattttatcttcacaacaggcTGTGAGGTAGCTTactctgagagagtgtgactggaacaaggtcatccagtgagcttccacggcagagtggggatctgaatgtgggcttcccagatcctggtctgaaacTCAAAAGGCTATGCTACAGTGGTTCTCACTGCTTCTCTGACTTCTTTGAGTGCACTTCTAGCTGTTTGGATTCACTAGTACAATATTTTGTATTATACTTGAGTGACTTGTCTAATGCAGTCTTCTCAATGAAATACTATTAGATCTTTCTTCCAATAAACTCAATTGGTGTCTGAGATCCATTGGTACCATCCTGCAAGGTAAGCTATTTCTAGCTTTGAGCTACACAGCTTCTACTTTGTAAACTAGTTGGTATTATCAAGTAGTTCCACACTTCTCCTTATCACAGGTGCCAGAGTCATCCTTGCTTGCAGAGACATGGCAAAAGGAGAAGCAGCTGCCTGTGAAATCCAAACCACAACTGGAAACCAGCATGTTATTGCGAAAAAGTTAGACTTGGCAGACTCTAAGTCTATTCGGGAATTTGCAGAGAATTTCCTAAGAGGTATTGAAATCATTTTTATCCTTTTATGAATGACAATACTTGCTCAGAGCAGGAATTTTCTTAACAGCTTAATAAGGTAATTAACAGTAATAAAAGAATGAACAGTAAAATGCCACAAActgtaataataaagaaaaataatgcaTCAGGCCAACTAGCAGTAAAAACTCTCAGTTGAGAAATAGCCAGAATGAAAAATAAATCGCGGCTCAAATCATAGGAAAACAAATCAGTCTGCTGATTGCCTGTCAAAATTAAACGGACTATGAGCGGCACCTGAACATTAGAAATAGAGGCCCAGGAAAAACTCTTGGGGAGAGTATTCCCAAAGTGTGGCCTGACAACCAAAAACCTTCTATCCCTCCCCATTGCTCATCTAGATCCAGAAGGTGGAAGAATCCACTGAAAGTCTTTTGAAGATGATGAGTAGGTTTGTATGATGTATCTGAGGACCTGACTGCACGATACATTTTCTTCATATCCTCCTTGGTTCCAGGCAATCAGATGTGCACTGTGAGTTCTGTGCTCAGAACTTAGTTCCCATATATGCAACGGACAATGTGATTAGATAAAACCAGGAACAGTGAACTCACAGTTTTGATCTGAGCTCAAGAGATAAAGTAACCATATGATTTACATCAGAGTTCCGTCCTTACATCAGAGTTCTTGTTTGTAAAAGGTTATTTTATGTGTGCTGAAAATGTGTATGGCACCTTACATCTCGTCAGCATTTTAGGCTGACAGAGATGTGGGTCCACAGTTGTGAAATCCcatgtatgtgtgtatttttGTATATCTTTCTGTTTATCTACAACACAAGCAAAGCAGTCTCTGTTCCAAACCCGTTCTGAAGCCAGATTAAAATGAGTCCAGAAAATTGGTTTCTTTCAAGAGCCCCAGGAGCTGGGAAACCACCACCCACTCTAGCACCTGGCCTACAAATGGAAGATTGAAAACTAGTTAGAAATTCTTCAACATAGAAGAGCTCGAGGAGGGTTTTATTAAACAGGTCTAAAAGTTCTGCAGTGCTGGCATTTCTGCACTTAAGGTCATAGACCGAATATTGTATACCCGTGATGTGGGATTGTATATATCTTCCTCTAAGGCAGGAGGCTATAACTGACCTTGCCCCACAGAAGGGCAGACTTTGGCCCAGGAAGGGAATGAGGGGGCAGAGACTTAAGGTCGTATATTGGATTGTAACGCTTCAGGCAGCAAGAGGATGATTACTTTTTAGAATATTCCCCTGTTCAAATCCCCGTGCGAATAGAAAACCAGCAAGCAAACAGAGAGAACCCCTTTCTTCCTGCTGTGCTGTTTTTCTATTTTCACAGAGGTTTTCTGATGTAAAGGAACATTCAAAGCTGGAATATACTGCCTGCAGGATGAATCACAGGAGGAGTTGAAAGAAAGTTGTGCTGCAGACTGTATCATTATTATAGGATTTCTCTGAAGCTTTTGGTGCTTTTTGTATCTGTTCCTTGTAGATGAGAAAGAGCTCCACATCCTCATTAACAATGCAGGGGTGATGATGTGCCCCTACTCCAAGACAGCAGATGGTTTTGAGATACAGCTGGGAATTAATCACTTTGGTAAGGTCCAGAGTCATTGGTGTGGTGAATGGACGTGTACCCATTACACTTCCATAAATAACTGAGGGGAAAGCTCTGTTTAATCTAGGATGCTTTTCTCCTCATCTCATTGTTCAGGGAGACTGAAACAGGGACACATTATGTGGCCTAAAACACACATTTTGGCTTGGCCAACAAGCTCTTGATAAAGGTGCAACAGGCAAATCCAGTTATACCCTGTGCAGGAAGGAGGGCTCTATGCATATCTGTAAAATAACTGACAATAGCCCTGGCCCCTGCTAAGAGAAGGGGAATAAATTCAGTCTCATTCTTGCAAGCTGAGTGTGTCACCACTATGCACTGAGTGTTCAGTTTCTGTTTGTGCATGTAGTTTCTTATCCAGCTCCCCCAAAACCATTTTAGTGTGCAGGTACACCTAAACTGGATTGGGATACAAGCTTTCAGCTGTCATTTAATAGAGCAGTTTATTGTCCTCATAGCCATAGACAAATTTATGAGAACATGAGCGCAGTGTGCCATCTGGATCACAACACTGCTGATGGCTGGATCTTTATAGCTTTTGAATGATTGCTGAGAACAACTCTGCATTGTTTAGTACCAGATTTCTAGCATAGAATCCAGGCCTTTTGATCATTTGTTTCAGGTTTTTAATGTTAAGACTATTTACAGAAAAAtagatatttatttttttaaaaaattatatatatatatatatatatatatatatatataaaaaaaaaataaaataatttaaaaataaaaaataaatatttatttttttaaaaaataaatccacaATCTACTTTCAGGCATACTGAGTTTGTCAAAAAAGCTGCTTTTCTACAGCCTCTCTTTAGAGGTAAAGAACTGTAAATACTAGGCACAATAGGTCATATATGTGTGAttgatggagggagggactggcaAAGCTATGTAAAGATAAAttgtgagaggaagggcagggagaggtgagccagtgcttggctcttgtATCTGTTCCCAGGGAAACGCTGGTTGCCACTTTGggttcaggaaggaatttcctcaagaccagattggccagggatcctggaggttgttTCCTTTCCTCCGAGCATTGAGCAGGTGTCACTGGGGGAGGgcgggtagctgtgaattttctgcatttttcagGAGGTTGGTCTAGAGCACGCTTGgggtctcttccaactctatgattctatgatagaaAGAGGAGGTATAATTATAGCTTGTTCACGCTAATCATGGGGACCAGTATTTTATTAGACATTCCCATAGTCAGTCAGTAGGGTGACACTTCACAGTAAATCAACTTATTTTTCTTGTATCCCTGTTTAATATTGTAACCAAAAGGCAAACCTTATTTTATCATCTCTCTCTCAGGGCACTtccttttaacatttttattattagaGCGCCTGAAGCAATCTGCTCCAGCTCGCATAATAAATGTATCATCACTTGCTCATCGTGCTGGGAAGATTCGTTTCCATGACCTTCAGAGTGAGAAGAGCTACAACCGGGGCTTGGCTTATTGTCAAAGCAAACTGGCCAATATTCTGTTTACCCGAGAACTGGCCAAGCGGCTGCAAGGTTTGTGGAAAGTATGGAGCAGGTTGTTGTTGACAGTGCCATGTAAATAACAGCCTTGTCTGACTTACTTGGTGGAAAATGGAGGATCTATAGGAAATGTTCCATTttcctaagtgtgtgtgtgtgtgtaatatgtAACAAAAGAGAAGTTCAAT from Eublepharis macularius isolate TG4126 chromosome 2, MPM_Emac_v1.0, whole genome shotgun sequence harbors:
- the RDH12 gene encoding retinol dehydrogenase 12 isoform X1 → MLVFLGSVLALSISFLLLVVMAAPCIRKYIAGGVCKSTVKLIGKVAVITGANTGIGKETAKDLAQRGARVILACRDMAKGEAAACEIQTTTGNQHVIAKKLDLADSKSIREFAENFLRDEKELHILINNAGVMMCPYSKTADGFEIQLGINHFGHFLLTFLLLERLKQSAPARIINVSSLAHRAGKIRFHDLQSEKSYNRGLAYCQSKLANILFTRELAKRLQGTGVTVNALHPGSVRTELTRHITIINSLWSMIHFFLKTPQEGAQTSVYCAVAEELQSVSGKYFSDCKPAYVSAEGRNEETAIQLWKVSCELLGITWD
- the RDH12 gene encoding retinol dehydrogenase 12 isoform X2, whose translation is MLVFLGSVLALSISFLLLVVMAAPCIRKYIAGGVCKSTVKLIGKVAVITGANTGIGKETAKDLAQRGARVILACRDMAKGEAAACEIQTTTGNQHVIAKKLDLADSKSIREFAENFLRDEKELHILINNAGVMMCPYSKTADGFEIQLGINHFERLKQSAPARIINVSSLAHRAGKIRFHDLQSEKSYNRGLAYCQSKLANILFTRELAKRLQGTGVTVNALHPGSVRTELTRHITIINSLWSMIHFFLKTPQEGAQTSVYCAVAEELQSVSGKYFSDCKPAYVSAEGRNEETAIQLWKVSCELLGITWD